One Micavibrio aeruginosavorus ARL-13 genomic window carries:
- a CDS encoding methyltransferase family protein, which translates to MKLHELMIRHGHSMFRWRSYIPLLFIGPLLLAFRESAHIEAMVGDAAEDVWVLFCFILSLSGLALRAFTVGFVPAGTSGRNAKQQRAEVLNTTGMYSIVRNPLYLANFIIILGVLLSIKVWWLVALASLVFFVYMERIILTEESFLLGKFGKTYSDWCEKTPVILPNFKLWKPSTMTFSMKTVLRREYPGLLGIGTAFFVTEMIQDLVYEGEAFREWIAEDYIWPITYGIIIATCLSLRHLKKNTDLLKVEGR; encoded by the coding sequence ATGAAACTGCACGAATTGATGATCCGCCACGGCCATTCGATGTTCCGCTGGCGCAGCTATATTCCCCTGCTCTTTATTGGCCCGCTGCTACTGGCCTTCCGCGAAAGCGCCCATATCGAAGCCATGGTCGGCGATGCCGCCGAAGATGTCTGGGTCCTGTTCTGTTTTATCCTGTCGCTGTCCGGCCTCGCCCTGCGCGCCTTTACGGTTGGATTTGTTCCGGCCGGCACATCCGGGCGCAACGCCAAACAACAGCGCGCCGAAGTTTTGAACACAACAGGCATGTACTCAATTGTTAGAAATCCGCTCTATCTAGCGAACTTTATTATCATTTTGGGCGTCTTGCTTTCCATCAAAGTCTGGTGGCTGGTGGCGCTCGCCTCGCTGGTGTTCTTTGTTTACATGGAACGCATCATCCTGACCGAAGAAAGCTTCCTGCTGGGTAAATTCGGCAAGACCTATAGCGACTGGTGCGAAAAGACCCCGGTGATCCTGCCGAACTTCAAACTGTGGAAACCATCGACGATGACATTTTCGATGAAGACGGTCCTGCGCCGTGAATACCCGGGTCTGCTAGGCATCGGCACCGCCTTCTTCGTCACCGAGATGATTCAGGATCTGGTGTATGAAGGTGAAGCGTTTCGTGAATGGATTGCCGAAGATTATATCTGGCCCATCACCTACGGCATCATTATCGCAACTTGCCTGAGCTTGCGGCACTTGA